The Helianthus annuus cultivar XRQ/B chromosome 16, HanXRQr2.0-SUNRISE, whole genome shotgun sequence genome includes a window with the following:
- the LOC110879398 gene encoding abscisic acid receptor PYL4, whose amino-acid sequence MLSNPRTTTHPFPDTISSLHTHPVGHHQCCSAVIQIINAPVSTVWAVVRRFDNPQAYKNFVKSCHVLNGSGDVGTLRQVHVISGLPAATSTERLDILDDERHVLSFSVIGGDHRLSNYRSVTTLHPTPTGTGTVVVESYVVDIPTGNTKEETVGFVDTIVKCNLQSLAKIADDKLS is encoded by the coding sequence ATGCTTTCAAACCCACGAACCACCACTCACCCATTTCCCGACACCATTTCCAGCCTCCACACCCACCCAGTGGGCCACCACCAGTGCTGCTCCGCCGTCATCCAAATCATCAACGCCCCCGTCTCCACCGTCTGGGCCGTCGTCCGCCGCTTCGACAACCCTCAAGCCTACAAAAACTTCGTCAAAAGCTGCCACGTCCTCAACGGCTCCGGCGACGTCGGCACTTTACGTCAAGTCCACGTCATCTCCGGCCTCCCCGCCGCCACCTCCACCGAACGCCTCGACATCCTTGACGACGAACGTCACGTTCTCAGCTTCAGCGTCATCGGTGGCGACCACCGTTTATCGAACTACCGCTCCGTCACCACCCTCCACCCCACTCCGACCGGAACCGGTACGGTTGTTGTTGAGTCTTACGTTGTTGATATTCCTACGGGGAATACAAAAGAAGAAACTGTTGGGTTTGTTGATACGATCGTTAAATGTAACCTTCAGTCCTTGGCTAAAATTGCTGATGACAAGTTGAGTTGA